From Gammaproteobacteria bacterium, one genomic window encodes:
- a CDS encoding dehydrogenase: PEMDLFPWDLARFGAWATKPFTRARTLDQYAHRFKIHFPYEECEAGRPIKTRPVYERQQALGAVFGLSYGYEHPLWYAPAGMQAIETYGFERQNWFDPVAEECRVLREAVGIIDVSNFAKYRVRGAGAADYLDHLVTNHLPTENGRSCLTPMIGLRGGIAGDFTITRLDDEDFLMIGSGIAERYHQRFFNMVARDDSVSFESFTEAWGGFNVAGPNARKLLQQLTDADLSNAGFPFMCNRKIRVAGLDAVAIRVSFTGDLGWEIYVPLEHQLALYEALLEKGDALGAKPVGGRALLSLRVEKGYGSWSREYSPEYWPQEVGLERLIKLDKPEFLGREAYLAIKDKPPREKLVVARVETTNADANGGEPVFLVDGTPVGRVSSGAFGHSVGASIALCFIKTDHAVAGTELDIAILGVPHRAVILEKPPFDASGERLRA; the protein is encoded by the coding sequence CCAGAGATGGACCTGTTTCCGTGGGACCTGGCGCGTTTCGGTGCCTGGGCGACGAAACCCTTTACCCGGGCGCGCACACTGGATCAGTATGCGCATCGATTCAAGATTCATTTTCCCTACGAAGAGTGCGAGGCCGGCCGTCCGATCAAGACCCGTCCCGTGTACGAACGCCAGCAGGCGCTCGGTGCGGTGTTTGGCCTCAGTTATGGTTACGAGCATCCGTTGTGGTATGCGCCCGCGGGCATGCAAGCGATCGAAACCTACGGCTTTGAGCGTCAAAACTGGTTCGACCCGGTTGCCGAGGAATGTCGTGTCCTGCGTGAAGCAGTTGGTATCATCGACGTATCCAACTTTGCCAAGTACCGGGTTCGTGGTGCCGGCGCGGCTGATTATCTCGATCACCTGGTCACCAACCACCTGCCCACGGAAAACGGGCGCTCATGCCTGACGCCGATGATCGGGTTGCGCGGTGGTATCGCCGGTGACTTTACCATCACCAGGCTGGATGATGAGGATTTTCTGATGATCGGTTCCGGTATCGCCGAACGCTATCACCAGCGCTTTTTTAACATGGTGGCCCGCGACGATAGCGTTTCTTTCGAGAGCTTTACCGAGGCCTGGGGTGGATTCAATGTCGCCGGTCCCAACGCACGCAAACTGCTGCAACAATTGACCGATGCCGATTTGTCGAACGCCGGTTTTCCGTTCATGTGCAATCGTAAAATCCGCGTGGCCGGTCTCGATGCCGTCGCGATCAGGGTCTCGTTTACCGGGGATCTCGGCTGGGAGATATACGTGCCGCTCGAGCATCAGCTAGCGCTTTACGAGGCCTTGCTGGAAAAGGGCGACGCACTCGGTGCAAAACCGGTCGGTGGGCGTGCGCTACTGTCATTACGGGTCGAGAAAGGCTACGGCAGCTGGAGCCGCGAATATTCGCCCGAATACTGGCCGCAGGAAGTCGGGCTGGAGCGCTTGATCAAGCTCGACAAACCCGAGTTCCTGGGGCGCGAGGCTTATCTCGCGATCAAGGACAAGCCGCCGCGCGAAAAACTCGTTGTCGCCAGGGTTGAAACTACCAATGCCGATGCCAATGGTGGCGAGCCGGTATTCCTGGTCGATGGTACCCCGGTAGGTCGGGTCAGCTCGGGCGCATTTGGACATAGCGTTGGTGCCTCGATTGCGCTATGTTTCATTAAGACCGATCACGCTGTCGCCGGCACCGAACTCGACATAGCGATTCTGGGGGTCCCGCATCGCGCTGTCATCCTCGAAAAACCGCCTTTCGATGCCAGTGGCGAACGTTTGAGAGCATAA
- a CDS encoding Xaa-Pro peptidase family protein — MASNPYSIPNPKVNPASRPAMRPDNTPDDNDRIEIGPTPLAYAEWEDAGLQCPDLPEMRQYRLDRIVAGLIASDLDAVLLFDPLSIRYATDTTHMQLWNAHNPFRACMVTSDGHMVLWEYGGYAYLSEYNPLVREVRFGASFFYFATGQRTEEKAGLFAGQVVDLLQERVGSGRRVAVDKIQIAGLRALDEAGVKVMDGEELMEHARSIKGPDEILAMRCAIHACEASIAEMRELTQPGMTENDVWAELHKSNIRRGGEWIETRILSTGQRTNPWFQECGPRIIGNNEILAFDTDLIGCYGMCTDISRTWFIGDGQPTQRQKDIHKLAHEHIMTNADIVKPGMSFQELTEQGHHLPDIYIPQRYGSKFHGVGLCDEWPAIKYPIDWEERGYSGVLEPGMMLCVEAYVGEVGGPDGIKLEDQLLVTEDGYENLVVCPFDSLLMA, encoded by the coding sequence ATGGCCAGTAACCCTTACTCGATTCCAAATCCCAAGGTCAATCCCGCAAGCCGGCCCGCGATGCGCCCGGACAATACACCGGACGACAACGATCGCATCGAAATCGGCCCTACGCCACTGGCCTACGCGGAATGGGAGGACGCGGGATTGCAATGCCCGGACCTGCCGGAAATGCGGCAGTATCGTCTCGATAGAATAGTCGCGGGTCTTATCGCCAGCGATCTCGACGCGGTGCTGCTATTCGATCCACTGTCGATTCGCTACGCGACCGATACCACGCACATGCAATTGTGGAATGCGCATAATCCCTTCCGCGCCTGCATGGTCACCAGCGATGGTCACATGGTGTTATGGGAATACGGCGGGTACGCCTATCTGTCGGAATACAATCCATTGGTGCGCGAGGTACGCTTTGGTGCATCGTTCTTTTATTTCGCCACCGGCCAGCGCACCGAGGAAAAAGCGGGACTGTTTGCCGGCCAGGTCGTGGACCTGCTGCAGGAACGTGTCGGTTCCGGTCGCCGGGTTGCGGTCGACAAGATCCAGATCGCCGGTCTGCGCGCGCTCGATGAAGCCGGCGTCAAGGTCATGGACGGTGAGGAGCTGATGGAGCACGCGCGCTCTATCAAGGGGCCGGATGAAATCCTGGCGATGCGCTGCGCGATTCATGCCTGCGAGGCTTCGATCGCGGAAATGCGTGAACTGACCCAGCCCGGGATGACTGAAAACGATGTCTGGGCGGAACTGCACAAATCCAATATACGCCGCGGCGGCGAATGGATCGAAACGCGGATCTTATCGACCGGGCAGCGCACCAATCCGTGGTTCCAGGAATGTGGTCCGCGTATTATCGGCAACAATGAAATCCTGGCCTTCGATACCGATTTGATCGGCTGTTACGGCATGTGTACCGATATTTCCCGCACCTGGTTTATTGGTGACGGGCAGCCCACGCAACGACAGAAGGATATTCACAAGCTTGCGCACGAGCACATCATGACCAATGCCGATATCGTCAAGCCGGGCATGAGCTTCCAGGAACTGACTGAGCAAGGCCATCACTTGCCGGATATTTATATCCCGCAACGTTACGGTTCAAAATTTCATGGTGTCGGACTGTGCGATGAATGGCCTGCCATCAAGTACCCGATCGACTGGGAGGAGCGCGGCTACAGCGGCGTCCTCGAACCCGGCATGATGCTCTGTGTCGAAGCTTATGTCGGTGAAGTGGGTGGACCGGACGGCATCAAGCTCGAGGATCAACTGCTGGTGACCGAAGACGGCTACGAAAACCTGGTGGTTTGTCCGTTTGATTCTTTGTTGATGGCTTGA
- a CDS encoding response regulator: MNSTEATVLIVDDEPINLDIICEHLEEENYELVRAADGREAWSILQADPERYDTIVLDSRMPGMDGMQLLANIKRTNELEHVPVVMQTAKAENQEIVAGLRAGAYYYLTKPYDGEILKSVIRGAVNDRLHEKSLLESLRAGRQIFKLMTFGRFRIHNLQQCNLVALQVAHLCPEPQRAVTGISELLVNALEHGNLKIGYPEKSRLMRNGNWQLEVERRLGASENAGTYIELEFNVANDTVQIRIRDQGQGFDWTPYLDFDPDRAFDPHGRGIAVARLSSFDDLEYIGNGNEVLATIRKGLNA, translated from the coding sequence TTGAATAGCACAGAAGCCACCGTACTGATTGTCGATGATGAGCCCATCAATCTCGACATTATCTGCGAACATCTCGAAGAAGAGAACTACGAACTGGTCAGGGCAGCCGATGGCCGTGAAGCCTGGTCGATACTGCAAGCAGACCCGGAACGCTACGATACCATCGTGCTGGATAGCAGGATGCCCGGCATGGATGGCATGCAGTTACTGGCGAATATAAAACGCACCAATGAACTGGAGCATGTGCCGGTGGTTATGCAAACCGCGAAAGCCGAGAACCAGGAAATCGTCGCGGGATTAAGGGCCGGTGCCTACTATTACCTGACCAAACCCTATGATGGCGAAATCCTCAAATCGGTGATCCGGGGGGCAGTAAACGACCGGCTGCATGAGAAATCATTGCTGGAATCGTTGAGGGCGGGACGCCAGATCTTCAAGCTCATGACCTTTGGGCGTTTCCGCATCCACAACCTGCAACAATGCAACCTGGTTGCCTTGCAGGTAGCTCACCTGTGCCCCGAACCGCAACGTGCGGTTACCGGAATTTCCGAACTGCTTGTAAACGCACTTGAACACGGCAATCTGAAAATCGGTTATCCCGAAAAAAGCAGGCTGATGCGCAACGGAAACTGGCAACTTGAAGTCGAGCGCCGCCTTGGCGCGAGCGAAAACGCCGGCACCTATATCGAACTCGAGTTTAATGTCGCCAACGATACGGTGCAGATCAGGATACGTGACCAGGGGCAGGGATTTGACTGGACGCCTTACCTCGATTTCGATCCTGATCGCGCCTTTGACCCGCATGGCCGTGGTATCGCTGTGGCGCGTTTGTCGAGCTTCGACGACCTCGAATACATCGGTAACGGCAACGAAGTGCTCGCCACCATCAGGAAAGGTCTAAACGCCTGA
- a CDS encoding alkaline phosphatase family protein, whose translation MNILFITADQWRGEFLSALGHPHVKTSNLDALASEGVLFKDHYAQATPCAPSRSSMHTGMYMQSNRCVVNGAPLDSRFTNWAYEVKTAGYEPSLFGYTDSAIDPRGLDPDDPRLKHYSEPLPGIGLYTPMRDEVSVEWVEYLRDKNYPLPERPWSLYSELREGVDWAAGGDTVLPLAIDREDHETHYMVDRCIDWIKSQSKPWITHLSLLRPHPPLAAPEPYNSLYDPEEMPEPSRRESPDEEAAQHPLLDYFINHSRFRAPDSRRQTQQDMVNYFGLMQEVDDNLGRLFDALKAGDEWESTLIIFTSDHGEQLGDHWLMSKLGYFDQSYHIPLIIRDPRSEADACRGQQIRGFSENVDVMPTMLDWLGIEIPNQCDGFSLLPVLRNGEMPSGWREQAFWECDFRNVRDDSLERHLGLTLHQCNLSVIRDHQYKYVHFGALPPLFFDLQQDPGEFVNQAQNPEYQALVLEYAQKMLSLKMNHAERGLTEIMLGEGGAVTRRAPLRNLASGV comes from the coding sequence ATGAATATTTTATTTATCACCGCGGATCAATGGCGCGGCGAGTTTTTGTCGGCCCTCGGGCATCCGCATGTCAAAACCAGCAACCTGGACGCACTTGCCAGCGAGGGCGTGTTATTCAAGGATCATTATGCCCAGGCGACGCCCTGCGCACCCAGCCGCAGCTCGATGCACACCGGCATGTACATGCAGAGTAATCGATGTGTGGTTAACGGTGCACCATTGGACAGCCGCTTTACCAACTGGGCATACGAAGTGAAAACTGCCGGGTACGAGCCATCCTTGTTTGGTTATACCGATTCCGCGATCGATCCACGCGGACTCGACCCCGACGACCCGCGGCTCAAGCACTATAGCGAACCCCTGCCCGGTATCGGTCTGTACACCCCGATGCGTGACGAGGTATCGGTCGAGTGGGTCGAGTATTTGCGCGACAAGAATTATCCCTTGCCGGAGCGACCGTGGAGCCTGTACTCAGAACTGCGCGAGGGCGTCGACTGGGCGGCAGGTGGTGATACGGTACTGCCGCTCGCGATAGACCGCGAAGATCATGAAACTCACTACATGGTCGATCGTTGTATCGACTGGATCAAATCACAGTCAAAACCCTGGATTACGCATTTATCGTTATTGCGACCGCATCCGCCGTTAGCCGCACCCGAACCCTACAACAGTCTGTACGATCCTGAGGAGATGCCTGAACCGTCTCGTCGCGAATCACCCGATGAAGAAGCCGCACAGCACCCGCTACTGGATTATTTCATCAACCACAGCCGCTTTCGCGCGCCCGATTCGCGGCGCCAGACGCAGCAGGATATGGTCAATTACTTCGGCCTGATGCAGGAAGTTGACGACAACCTGGGTCGTCTTTTCGATGCGCTCAAGGCCGGGGATGAGTGGGAGTCGACGCTGATTATTTTCACCTCGGATCACGGCGAACAACTGGGCGACCACTGGTTGATGTCCAAGCTCGGCTATTTTGATCAGTCTTATCACATTCCGTTGATCATTCGCGATCCGCGCAGCGAAGCCGATGCTTGCCGGGGTCAGCAAATCCGGGGCTTCAGCGAAAATGTTGACGTGATGCCAACCATGCTCGACTGGCTCGGCATCGAAATCCCGAACCAGTGTGACGGTTTCTCGCTGCTGCCAGTATTGCGCAACGGCGAAATGCCTTCCGGATGGCGCGAGCAGGCTTTCTGGGAGTGTGATTTTCGCAACGTCCGGGACGATAGCCTGGAACGGCACCTTGGTCTAACGCTACATCAGTGTAACCTGTCGGTGATTCGCGACCATCAATATAAATATGTCCACTTCGGTGCATTGCCGCCACTGTTTTTTGATCTGCAGCAGGATCCCGGCGAATTCGTCAACCAGGCGCAAAATCCGGAGTACCAGGCCCTGGTGCTTGAGTATGCGCAAAAAATGTTGTCACTGAAGATGAATCATGCCGAGCGTGGTTTGACTGAAATAATGCTGGGCGAGGGTGGAGCAGTTACACGCCGTGCGCCGTTGCGTAACCTGGCTTCAGGCGTTTAG